One segment of Setaria viridis chromosome 4, Setaria_viridis_v4.0, whole genome shotgun sequence DNA contains the following:
- the LOC117853637 gene encoding protein STRICTOSIDINE SYNTHASE-LIKE 10, which yields MKRITSKLHLLAILLAILLLLPSAAMAAVAKAIDGSKTQRLQLPDDLIGPESVAFDAHGAGPYVSISDGRVLKYDGEGAGWKTFAYSPSYTKNNCDDFSELPAIAMESSCGRPLGLRFHNNSGNLYIADAYMGLMRVGPNGGEATVLATEAGGAPLRFTNGVDIDQVTGDVYFTDSSKTYTRAQHQMVTTSGDSTGRIMKYDPRTNKVTVLQSGVTYPNGIAISADRTHLVVALTGPCKLMRYWIRGPKANTSEPFADLPGYPDNVRPDGKGGYWVALHREKYELPFGMDRHLLAIRIGADGEKLQEMKGPKNVRPTEVVERDGGKLYLGSVELSYVGIVST from the coding sequence ATGAAGCGGATCACGTCGAAGCTGCATTTGCTCgcgatcttgcttgccatcttGCTGCTCCTGCCCTCGGCTGCCATGGCCGCCGTAGCCAAGGCCATCGACGGAAGCAAGACCCAGCGACTGCAGCTACCCGATGATCTGATCGGCCCCGAGAGCGTCGCCTTCGACGCGCACGGCGCCGGCCCATACGTCAGCATCTCGGACGGCCGCGTCCTCAAGTACGACGGCGAAGGTGCCGGGTGGAAGACGTTCGCGTACAGTCCCAGCTACACCAAGAACAACTGCGACGACTTCTCTGAGCTTCCGGCAATCGCCATGGAGAGCTCTTGCGGCCGACCGCTTGGCCTCCGGTTCCACAACAATTCTGGGAACCTCTACATTGCCGACGCCTACATGGGTCTGATGCGTGTCGGGCCCAACGGTGGAGAAGCGACGGTGCTCGCGACGGAGGCCGGTGGCGCACCACTACGCTTTACGAACGGCGTGGACATTGATCAAGTCACCGGTGATGTCTATTTTACCGATAGTAGCAAGACATATACACGGGCGCAACATCAGATGGTCACCACATCTGGAGACTCGACAGGGCGCATCATGAAATATGATCCACGAACTAATAAGGTCACCGTGCTACAGTCCGGCGTGACGTACCCCAATGGCATTGCCATCAGCGCTGATAGGACTCACCTTGTCGTCGCGCTAACAGGACCATGCAAGCTAATGAGGTATTGGATCCGAGGGCCCAAGGCCAACACATCAGAGCCGTTTGCTGACCTCCCAGGGTATCCGGACAATGTGAGGCCCGACGGGAAAGGAGGATACTGGGTGGCACTGCATCGGGAGAAATACGAACTTCCGTTTGGTATGGATAGACATTTACTCGCCATTAGAATCGGTGCTGATGGTGAGAAGCTGCAAGAGATGAAGGGACCCAAGAACGTGAGGCCGACCGAGGTGGTGGAGAGAGATGGTGGCAAATTATATCTAGGTTCGGTAGAGTTGTCATATGTCGGCATTGTTAGCACGTAG